The following are from one region of the Alicyclobacillus fastidiosus genome:
- a CDS encoding bifunctional folylpolyglutamate synthase/dihydrofolate synthase gives MIEQEVTKAIEWIFESYTRVPPAKRVGFDRDVRHPEWTRWLLDAVGRPDESAYNVAVTGSKGKGAHAILLAAILQAAGLRVGLFTSPHLVDFLERLRVNGMAVSNEDFVRLAKGVRETTKEIPLPADQYLGPVGLVAVMASIWFREQKTDVNVFELGRGAMYDDVNRVRHQGALVTPIFAEHLDKLGPEWSDVVREKLGVVTEDTTWTVSYEQDAVVERMMEEYFSTRHQTWRLLGRDFTYEVVCGTGGVCSVQVTSAKGETLRASMGVNLAPFAGNVAVALTAAGQVLKSLDMGGQTLDVSLAHLAFPGRLQVISKRPTCLVDGTIHAVNARFVVDWLLRAKPSGKVTAVLSLPDDKDALGVVETLAPHVDGMVFTTCSNPHLRYTRDLVALAKEHVQSVQWEPDVEVAVQRAQASAKPEDTILFLGTQSFVGDVLRIFEVPTKSLWHAHQIAGREPHWFGN, from the coding sequence GTGATCGAACAAGAGGTCACGAAAGCAATTGAATGGATATTTGAGTCGTATACGCGCGTGCCGCCTGCCAAGCGGGTGGGGTTTGACAGGGACGTTCGCCACCCAGAATGGACGAGGTGGTTACTGGACGCCGTCGGTCGACCGGACGAATCGGCCTACAACGTGGCCGTCACGGGTAGCAAAGGAAAAGGGGCGCACGCGATTTTACTCGCGGCCATCCTTCAAGCTGCAGGCCTGCGCGTGGGACTGTTCACCAGTCCACATCTGGTCGATTTTTTGGAACGATTGCGCGTGAACGGTATGGCCGTGTCGAATGAGGACTTTGTCCGTCTGGCGAAGGGCGTCCGCGAAACGACGAAGGAGATACCTTTGCCCGCCGACCAATATCTAGGGCCGGTTGGTCTCGTTGCAGTGATGGCAAGCATTTGGTTTCGCGAACAAAAGACGGACGTCAACGTCTTTGAACTCGGGCGCGGTGCCATGTACGACGACGTTAATCGGGTTCGCCATCAGGGGGCGCTTGTCACGCCCATTTTTGCCGAGCACCTGGACAAGCTTGGTCCCGAGTGGTCGGACGTGGTACGTGAGAAACTAGGTGTAGTCACAGAGGACACGACTTGGACCGTGAGCTATGAGCAGGACGCGGTGGTCGAACGGATGATGGAGGAATATTTTTCAACCCGTCACCAAACGTGGCGTCTATTGGGCCGCGATTTTACATATGAAGTGGTGTGTGGGACAGGCGGGGTGTGCAGCGTTCAGGTGACAAGTGCAAAGGGCGAAACCCTGCGCGCGAGCATGGGCGTCAACCTAGCGCCCTTCGCGGGGAACGTCGCGGTCGCGCTGACGGCGGCCGGGCAGGTTCTCAAGTCGCTTGATATGGGCGGCCAGACACTCGACGTCAGCTTGGCGCACCTTGCGTTCCCCGGACGACTTCAAGTCATTTCAAAGCGGCCGACATGTCTCGTCGATGGCACAATTCATGCGGTGAACGCCCGCTTTGTCGTCGATTGGCTGCTTCGGGCCAAACCCTCGGGCAAAGTTACGGCGGTGCTGTCTTTACCCGACGACAAGGATGCCTTGGGCGTCGTCGAGACGTTGGCCCCACATGTGGACGGGATGGTTTTCACTACGTGTTCGAATCCTCACTTGCGATACACGCGCGACTTGGTTGCGCTGGCAAAGGAGCACGTGCAAAGCGTGCAATGGGAACCGGATGTCGAAGTGGCGGTTCAACGTGCGCAGGCGAGCGCGAAGCCAGAGGATACGATTTTGTTCCTCGGGACGCAATCGTTCGTGGGAGACGTCTTACGGATCTTTGAGGTGCCAACGAAGTCGTTGTGGCACGCGCATCAAATAGCTGGGAGGGAACCGCACTGGTTTGGCAATTGA
- a CDS encoding manganese efflux pump → MARASNSWEGTALVWQLILFGLAMGANNGLASVALGTSQLSRAHQLRTALIFAVFEAIMPVIGMIIGESVAGNIGGKARWVGIAVLVVMGVYSLFKRDGGEDEADKAAKAKGASILFLAVALSLDNLTVGFGVGMFNAPLVLAAVIFGLVSLLMTLAGLELGRYLGKKVNLSADKLSGAVLLIVAGVMAFV, encoded by the coding sequence GTGGCACGCGCATCAAATAGCTGGGAGGGAACCGCACTGGTTTGGCAATTGATTCTGTTTGGACTCGCCATGGGGGCGAACAATGGCCTGGCGTCGGTCGCCTTGGGCACATCGCAACTGTCCCGTGCGCACCAATTGCGCACTGCGCTCATCTTCGCCGTTTTCGAGGCGATCATGCCGGTGATTGGCATGATCATCGGCGAGTCTGTCGCTGGTAACATCGGCGGGAAGGCGCGCTGGGTCGGGATAGCCGTCCTCGTGGTTATGGGTGTTTACAGCCTGTTTAAGCGCGACGGAGGCGAGGACGAGGCGGATAAGGCCGCGAAAGCCAAGGGAGCCAGTATTCTCTTTCTGGCCGTGGCACTCAGTCTCGACAATTTAACGGTGGGGTTTGGCGTCGGTATGTTCAACGCTCCGCTCGTCCTGGCCGCCGTCATCTTCGGTTTGGTTAGCCTGCTCATGACGTTGGCTGGCCTCGAACTCGGCCGCTATCTCGGGAAGAAGGTCAACTTGTCGGCGGACAAATTGTCCGGTGCCGTGCTCTTGATTGTCGCCGGCGTCATGGCGTTTGTGTGA
- a CDS encoding citrate synthase: MAAETTFKAGLEDVVANTSEICFVDGKEGRLIYQGYDIHDLVNGGASFEEVIFLLWHGKLPSKSELETFTKDIATQRELPEAVLNFLRGVPKDANAMEVLRTAVSDLGLYDPDNGDESIEANIRKATRLVAQIPTIVTSFERIRQGLEPVQPDASLSAAASFFYQLRGEKPSEFVERAFNTALILHADHELNASTFSARVTAGTLSDMYSAITSAVGTLKGPLHGGANEQVMKMLLEIDDETKAQQWIADALANKRKIMGFGHRVYRTEDPRATHLRKLSKEAGELAGQTKWYNMSQTIEAYVKESKGLNANVDFYSASMYYAMGIPTHLYTPIFAISRISGWSAHVLEQYRNNRLIRPRAEYVGKVDQKYIPVNER; the protein is encoded by the coding sequence ATGGCAGCAGAAACCACGTTTAAAGCCGGGTTGGAAGACGTTGTTGCCAACACGTCCGAAATTTGTTTCGTAGATGGCAAAGAAGGCCGTCTAATTTACCAGGGCTACGATATTCATGATCTCGTCAATGGTGGCGCTTCCTTCGAGGAAGTCATCTTCCTGCTCTGGCACGGTAAACTTCCGTCAAAATCGGAGCTTGAGACATTTACCAAAGATATCGCGACGCAACGCGAACTTCCGGAAGCCGTCCTCAACTTCCTGCGCGGCGTACCGAAAGATGCGAATGCGATGGAAGTACTCCGCACAGCGGTGTCGGACCTCGGCCTGTATGACCCGGATAACGGCGATGAATCGATTGAAGCAAACATTCGAAAAGCTACCCGCCTCGTCGCGCAAATCCCCACTATCGTCACCTCGTTTGAACGTATCCGTCAGGGTCTCGAGCCCGTTCAACCAGACGCATCACTCAGCGCTGCAGCCAGCTTCTTTTATCAGCTGCGCGGAGAAAAGCCGTCGGAATTCGTGGAACGCGCATTTAACACTGCGTTGATTTTGCACGCGGATCACGAGTTGAATGCTTCGACGTTCTCTGCCCGGGTGACCGCTGGTACGTTGTCGGACATGTATTCGGCCATCACCTCTGCCGTGGGAACGCTGAAGGGGCCTCTGCACGGTGGCGCCAACGAACAGGTTATGAAGATGCTCTTGGAGATCGACGATGAGACCAAGGCACAGCAGTGGATCGCCGATGCACTGGCAAACAAGCGCAAGATCATGGGCTTCGGTCACCGCGTCTACCGCACGGAAGACCCACGCGCGACCCATCTGCGCAAGCTCAGCAAAGAGGCTGGCGAACTCGCTGGCCAAACCAAATGGTATAACATGTCGCAGACCATTGAGGCATATGTGAAGGAATCGAAGGGCCTGAACGCCAACGTCGATTTCTACTCTGCGTCCATGTACTACGCAATGGGTATTCCAACCCACTTGTACACACCAATCTTTGCCATCAGCCGCATTTCCGGTTGGTCCGCACACGTACTTGAGCAGTACCGCAACAACCGCCTGATTCGCCCTCGTGCGGAATACGTAGGCAAAGTCGACCAAAAGTACATCCCTGTCAACGAGCGCTAA
- a CDS encoding alpha/beta-type small acid-soluble spore protein yields the protein MANNNNRLLLQQATRALQDMKYEVASELGITPPSDGYWGFVSSFENGSIGGSITRKLVAFAQERLAEQTPEA from the coding sequence ATGGCGAACAACAACAATCGTCTTCTGCTGCAACAAGCGACACGTGCGCTTCAGGACATGAAGTACGAAGTGGCATCGGAGCTCGGGATTACACCGCCGTCCGATGGGTATTGGGGATTTGTCTCGTCCTTTGAAAATGGCTCAATTGGCGGCAGTATTACGCGTAAATTGGTGGCTTTTGCGCAGGAGCGCCTGGCAGAGCAAACGCCGGAAGCGTAA
- a CDS encoding CBS domain-containing protein translates to MNVEQIMTTNVQCCCGTDSIQKAAQAMKTHNCGSVPVCDNKKVIGVVTDRDIVLKAVARGKADVRVEECMSNNIVTCTPDTDAHEAAELMARHQIRRLPVVNASGELCGILAIGDLATVDIHMNEAGDALSKISTRTDQQSNVVH, encoded by the coding sequence ATGAACGTGGAACAGATTATGACCACCAATGTGCAGTGCTGTTGTGGAACGGACTCCATTCAGAAAGCTGCGCAAGCCATGAAGACCCATAACTGCGGTTCCGTACCGGTATGTGACAACAAGAAAGTAATCGGTGTGGTGACGGACCGGGATATCGTATTAAAAGCAGTCGCTCGCGGCAAAGCCGACGTGCGCGTCGAAGAATGTATGTCGAACAACATCGTCACCTGCACCCCAGATACTGACGCCCACGAAGCCGCCGAGTTGATGGCGCGGCACCAAATCCGCCGTTTGCCAGTTGTGAACGCATCCGGCGAACTCTGCGGAATCCTTGCGATCGGCGACCTCGCTACCGTCGACATCCACATGAATGAAGCTGGGGACGCGCTCAGCAAAATTTCCACCCGTACGGATCAACAATCCAACGTCGTGCACTGA
- a CDS encoding efflux RND transporter periplasmic adaptor subunit, producing MRESSRRGRRVAIVATAIGLALIAIAVLMFVGLHRKRATPVLQVTTVRLQTMKRVIFSSGQVRPVQRQLIQASQLTSPVEHMDVSVGQRVKKGQDLLHLSDTSQQQAISDAEAALSAAQAEYNQAESGYNSAPTLLKQMWLPQVDAAQAAVTQAQQQLKSAQAALAATIIQASLSGTVIVASPEGVDASGNQSPIVEVVGSQKQIVLELSEVDATHVKSGMPVSITSDAFPNETFHGTVAMVAPFAATDQNGTGQVEVDVHPTGTFAVPLGYQVNCKIASTTHKSVPTVPYGALVQQGNNYAVYVVTGGKAHLTQVQLGITNDTSVEVTSGLHAGEKILNNPPSTLKNGQAVAVG from the coding sequence GTGCGCGAGTCATCACGAAGGGGCCGGCGCGTAGCCATCGTCGCGACGGCCATCGGTCTCGCCCTCATCGCGATAGCCGTACTGATGTTCGTTGGTCTTCACCGAAAGCGTGCGACACCTGTACTTCAGGTGACCACCGTGCGACTGCAAACGATGAAGCGCGTGATTTTTTCCTCTGGACAAGTCCGTCCGGTACAACGGCAACTCATCCAAGCGAGTCAGTTGACATCCCCGGTTGAGCACATGGACGTCTCCGTGGGGCAGCGGGTGAAAAAAGGGCAAGACTTGCTGCATCTCAGCGACACGTCTCAGCAGCAAGCGATTTCCGATGCAGAGGCCGCTCTCAGTGCTGCACAAGCGGAGTACAACCAGGCGGAATCCGGCTACAACAGTGCGCCCACGCTGTTGAAGCAAATGTGGTTGCCGCAAGTGGATGCAGCACAGGCTGCCGTGACACAGGCGCAACAGCAATTGAAGAGCGCACAGGCCGCACTTGCAGCTACCATCATCCAAGCGAGTTTGAGTGGTACGGTGATCGTCGCGTCGCCGGAAGGGGTGGACGCGAGCGGGAATCAATCACCGATCGTGGAGGTGGTAGGCTCGCAAAAACAAATCGTCCTTGAGCTTTCCGAAGTGGACGCCACGCATGTCAAATCCGGAATGCCGGTGTCGATTACGAGCGACGCGTTTCCCAACGAGACGTTCCACGGTACGGTTGCGATGGTCGCACCCTTTGCTGCAACCGATCAGAACGGGACTGGCCAGGTCGAGGTCGATGTTCACCCGACGGGGACGTTTGCGGTGCCGCTTGGTTATCAAGTCAACTGCAAGATCGCCAGCACCACGCATAAAAGCGTGCCAACCGTTCCCTATGGGGCACTCGTGCAACAGGGGAACAACTACGCCGTCTACGTAGTGACCGGAGGAAAAGCTCATCTCACACAAGTTCAGCTTGGGATCACCAACGATACGTCGGTGGAAGTCACGTCTGGGTTGCATGCCGGCGAGAAAATCCTGAATAACCCGCCGAGTACGCTGAAAAATGGTCAGGCGGTGGCGGTGGGATGA
- a CDS encoding ABC transporter ATP-binding protein: MIALRDITKRYDVGEETLTVLKEIDLTIEDGEFVSIMGPSGSGKSTLMHILGCLDLPTSGSYLLDDIEVAERTKRELAQLRNQSIGFVFQNFHLLPRMSALRNVELPMMYAGVPRATRRARATQLLAQVGLTERARHLPTALSGGQKQRVAIARALANSPRLLLADEPTGALDQATGADIMELFRQLHEAGMTIVVITHDPSVASCAQRTISLVDGVIQEEGHA, encoded by the coding sequence ATGATTGCACTGCGGGACATTACCAAACGGTACGACGTTGGGGAAGAGACGCTGACGGTCCTCAAGGAGATCGACCTCACCATCGAAGACGGCGAGTTCGTCTCCATCATGGGGCCGTCGGGGAGCGGAAAGTCGACGCTCATGCACATCCTAGGGTGTTTGGATTTGCCGACGTCCGGATCGTATTTATTAGATGATATCGAAGTAGCCGAGCGGACGAAGCGCGAGCTCGCCCAACTGCGAAACCAGTCGATCGGCTTTGTCTTTCAAAACTTCCACTTGCTGCCGCGGATGTCAGCGCTGCGCAACGTAGAACTGCCGATGATGTATGCCGGTGTCCCGCGGGCGACGCGACGCGCACGTGCCACACAGCTTCTAGCACAAGTGGGCTTGACGGAGCGGGCGCGCCACCTGCCCACCGCACTGTCAGGAGGGCAGAAACAACGCGTGGCGATTGCACGCGCGTTGGCGAATTCGCCGCGCCTACTGCTCGCCGACGAACCTACGGGGGCCCTGGACCAAGCGACTGGGGCGGATATTATGGAACTGTTCCGGCAACTCCACGAAGCGGGTATGACCATCGTGGTTATCACTCATGATCCGAGTGTGGCTTCATGCGCACAGCGCACCATTTCATTGGTCGATGGAGTCATCCAAGAGGAGGGCCATGCGTGA
- a CDS encoding ABC transporter permease, whose protein sequence is MNFSEMFGSAMSSLLANKLRSFLTMLGILIGVASIISIVAVGNGGKRAIVSALSSDQMQDTIQILPKELVVPGLPQPGQVLSVSQSDLAIAQQFSGVQSVDYTVTGQTNVTAGAHTVNASIDAGPDYLNNLARFQVIKGHMFQQSDVIASRPVVLLSNTLAGKLFGSGNPVGSVVTIGGEPFQVIGVTASEQINLFSLFLGSDYAYMPATTCKSVFPTWDITEMDVQTRPGVDKSQLASHIVTALNVNAGDANAFETSSGFLSTVEGTINQVTSILTLVIGAIAGIALLVGGVGVMNIMLVSVTERTQEIGIRMSLGATRSAILLQFLTESVMITVIGGVVGILLGVGVGVAVSVVTHVPTFVQWPVVVFSFLFSAVIGIVCGLYPANKAARLNPIDALRYE, encoded by the coding sequence GTGAATTTCAGCGAGATGTTTGGATCGGCGATGTCGTCACTCCTGGCGAACAAACTGCGGTCGTTTCTCACAATGCTCGGCATTCTCATCGGCGTAGCCTCGATCATTTCCATCGTGGCCGTCGGAAACGGTGGAAAGCGCGCAATCGTCAGCGCATTGTCGAGTGATCAAATGCAGGATACGATTCAGATTTTGCCCAAGGAACTGGTGGTGCCTGGCCTACCGCAACCTGGCCAAGTGCTCAGCGTCAGCCAGTCCGATCTAGCCATCGCCCAACAGTTTTCCGGCGTTCAAAGCGTCGATTACACCGTTACGGGCCAGACCAATGTCACCGCGGGAGCCCATACGGTCAATGCGAGTATTGACGCGGGACCAGACTACTTGAACAACCTCGCGCGCTTCCAGGTGATTAAGGGTCATATGTTTCAACAGTCCGACGTCATTGCGAGCCGGCCTGTGGTGTTGTTGTCGAACACGCTGGCTGGAAAATTGTTTGGCAGCGGCAACCCTGTCGGATCTGTTGTCACAATTGGAGGCGAACCCTTCCAGGTCATTGGCGTCACCGCATCCGAGCAAATCAATCTGTTCTCCCTGTTTCTCGGCTCGGACTACGCCTACATGCCGGCGACCACTTGCAAAAGCGTATTCCCTACTTGGGATATCACGGAGATGGACGTTCAGACGCGGCCAGGTGTCGACAAATCACAGCTGGCGAGTCATATCGTGACCGCACTAAACGTGAACGCTGGGGATGCCAACGCGTTTGAGACGTCTTCTGGGTTTCTCTCGACGGTCGAGGGGACGATCAATCAAGTGACCTCCATTCTCACGCTCGTCATCGGAGCGATTGCCGGCATCGCGTTACTGGTGGGCGGTGTCGGCGTGATGAACATCATGCTTGTGTCGGTGACGGAGCGAACACAGGAAATCGGCATTCGCATGTCGCTTGGTGCAACCCGTTCTGCCATCTTGCTGCAATTTCTCACAGAGTCGGTCATGATTACGGTCATCGGCGGCGTCGTGGGCATTCTTTTGGGCGTGGGGGTTGGTGTAGCCGTGAGTGTGGTCACGCATGTGCCGACCTTCGTACAGTGGCCGGTGGTTGTCTTTAGCTTTCTGTTTTCGGCGGTGATCGGAATTGTATGCGGATTGTATCCGGCGAATAAAGCAGCGCGTCTGAATCCGATCGACGCGCTGCGATATGAGTAG
- a CDS encoding zinc metalloprotease HtpX produces MVNTLKTWSFMAVLTVILVLIGHFIGGSRGMLIFLLISIAMNAIAYWTSGSMAIRMTGSYPVSEREVPEVYQIVRRLARRANVPMPEIYITPSDQPNAFATGRNPAHAKVAVTEGILRVMPPRELEGVLAHEMAHVKNRDILISSMAAVMAGAITSIANLLQWTMWFGGNDRDDNSNVAAELALMIVGPIAASMVQLAISRAREYKADAAGARLVGDPNPLADALERLESYKRQPFGQMNPSTAHLFIMNPLRGESLLHLFSTHPPMEERIRRLRNMRVTHLR; encoded by the coding sequence ATGGTGAACACCCTTAAGACGTGGTCGTTTATGGCAGTACTCACGGTGATCCTAGTACTCATCGGGCACTTCATCGGCGGTTCACGGGGAATGCTCATCTTCCTGCTGATCTCCATCGCGATGAACGCGATCGCCTACTGGACGAGTGGGAGCATGGCGATTCGCATGACTGGCAGTTACCCGGTTTCTGAGCGTGAGGTTCCGGAAGTGTACCAGATTGTCCGTCGACTTGCACGCCGCGCGAACGTACCCATGCCTGAAATATACATCACACCCTCTGACCAACCGAACGCTTTTGCCACGGGACGCAACCCTGCCCACGCCAAAGTAGCCGTAACGGAGGGGATTTTGCGGGTGATGCCACCGAGGGAACTGGAGGGCGTATTAGCGCACGAGATGGCTCACGTAAAAAATCGCGACATTCTCATCAGCAGCATGGCAGCTGTGATGGCTGGCGCCATCACGAGCATCGCGAATTTGTTGCAGTGGACGATGTGGTTTGGTGGGAACGATCGCGACGACAACAGCAACGTAGCCGCCGAACTGGCCCTCATGATCGTCGGTCCAATCGCGGCATCGATGGTCCAACTCGCGATTTCGCGGGCGAGAGAGTACAAGGCGGATGCGGCCGGTGCGCGGCTCGTCGGCGATCCCAATCCGCTGGCCGACGCACTCGAACGACTCGAATCCTATAAACGCCAACCATTTGGACAAATGAACCCCTCCACTGCGCACTTGTTCATTATGAACCCGCTGCGAGGGGAGTCCCTGTTGCACCTGTTCAGTACGCACCCGCCGATGGAGGAACGCATTCGACGCCTGCGAAACATGCGTGTCACGCACCTGCGCTAA
- a CDS encoding glycosyltransferase family 4 protein → MRTVFVFFAGNERGGAAAHIHTLARTVVRFGNPSRYRFVSLGSGPLADAIATTDVRLHKIEGGTLAAVSQLRQLLQTEREVLLHAHGPRMNILAALATRRRRVPWTSTIHSHPAYDFLGSSLKSRIYPKLHMWSLKQAMGLFIVQSSLAEVLPTRTVLDVPNAVDLPPLPRGRAECAALWRDRLGIEQDARLVGVAARFDPVKNLDVLIRAMAHLQTQNAHLLLAGDGEMRPTLEQLAVQEGVANRVHFLGFLNGMADFYGAIEIHVLPSKSEGTPFCVLEAGTYGVANIGSDIPGLRALLQDGRAGVLAPVGDVGALAKDIDILLQNEAERAKYVDAFSQRVLPDFAPQKMLEAYERGYTVLEEDILRSRQFTRSS, encoded by the coding sequence ATGCGCACAGTTTTCGTATTTTTCGCGGGAAATGAGCGAGGGGGTGCGGCGGCGCACATCCATACGCTCGCTCGAACGGTTGTGCGTTTCGGGAATCCTTCGCGTTATAGGTTCGTGAGCTTAGGTTCCGGACCGTTGGCGGATGCCATTGCGACGACCGATGTCCGCCTGCACAAAATTGAAGGCGGCACGCTGGCAGCGGTATCGCAGTTGAGACAACTGCTTCAGACAGAGCGCGAAGTACTGTTACACGCCCACGGACCACGGATGAATATTCTCGCCGCACTGGCTACGCGGCGCCGTCGGGTGCCTTGGACGTCCACGATTCACAGCCATCCAGCATACGATTTCTTAGGGAGTTCTCTCAAATCACGAATCTATCCCAAGTTACATATGTGGAGTTTGAAGCAAGCGATGGGTCTATTTATCGTTCAGTCGTCGCTCGCAGAGGTACTCCCGACTCGTACCGTGCTCGATGTGCCAAATGCGGTGGACCTGCCGCCGTTGCCTCGGGGCCGGGCGGAATGTGCGGCGCTGTGGCGGGATCGGCTGGGGATTGAACAGGATGCAAGACTAGTCGGGGTTGCCGCACGGTTTGATCCGGTTAAGAACCTCGACGTCTTGATTCGTGCAATGGCACACCTTCAGACACAAAACGCGCACCTGTTGCTCGCAGGGGACGGAGAAATGCGTCCCACCCTGGAACAGTTGGCTGTCCAAGAAGGTGTGGCGAACAGGGTTCACTTCCTAGGATTTCTCAATGGAATGGCTGATTTTTACGGGGCGATTGAGATTCACGTGCTGCCGTCGAAGAGCGAGGGCACGCCGTTTTGTGTTCTCGAGGCAGGTACTTATGGTGTGGCTAACATCGGGTCGGACATCCCTGGTTTGCGGGCATTGCTGCAAGATGGACGAGCAGGTGTATTGGCTCCGGTGGGGGATGTAGGGGCCCTGGCGAAAGACATCGATATACTGTTACAAAACGAGGCAGAGCGAGCTAAGTACGTGGACGCCTTCTCGCAACGCGTGCTCCCCGATTTTGCGCCGCAGAAAATGCTCGAAGCATACGAGCGGGGATATACGGTTCTCGAGGAGGATATTCTTCGATCCCGGCAATTTACCCGCTCTTCCTAA
- a CDS encoding rhomboid family intramembrane serine protease — protein MFPRSLTSIAGWPATWKIILITVAWYAVVQTVFGHSTAGDARAGAMVGIFVAHGQVFRLLTATFVHVSVAHLLVNMISLWTLTAVESLLGTNVFLTIYFVSGLFGNVLTLAFIPDNDVSAGASGAIFGLFGAMLALSLLRILPAAVRTQLLFILAINVVLDFTNHDINWLAHLGGMIAGMLITLIYVKTSQRPSVWRIAAGGMSVLTAISLVAALFVPLPGI, from the coding sequence ATGTTTCCTCGTAGTCTAACGTCGATAGCTGGGTGGCCCGCCACTTGGAAGATTATTCTCATCACCGTGGCTTGGTACGCGGTTGTGCAGACTGTGTTCGGACACAGTACTGCTGGCGACGCCAGGGCGGGCGCTATGGTTGGCATATTTGTCGCGCATGGCCAAGTCTTTCGCCTGCTCACGGCGACGTTTGTTCACGTATCGGTAGCACACCTCCTCGTGAACATGATTTCCTTGTGGACGCTCACGGCGGTCGAAAGCTTGCTAGGGACGAACGTCTTTCTGACGATTTACTTCGTGAGTGGACTGTTCGGGAATGTCCTGACACTTGCGTTCATCCCTGACAACGACGTGAGTGCGGGTGCCTCCGGCGCGATTTTTGGTCTGTTCGGGGCGATGCTGGCGCTTTCCCTGCTGCGGATACTGCCCGCAGCAGTGCGCACTCAGTTATTGTTCATCTTGGCCATCAACGTGGTGCTCGACTTCACGAATCATGACATTAACTGGTTGGCCCATCTTGGTGGAATGATTGCCGGGATGTTGATCACACTAATTTACGTCAAAACGAGCCAGCGCCCGTCTGTGTGGCGGATCGCAGCCGGAGGAATGAGTGTGTTAACGGCCATCAGCCTCGTTGCGGCACTATTTGTACCGCTGCCTGGGATCTAA
- the speD gene encoding adenosylmethionine decarboxylase, which yields MDTMGRHVIAELWGCNADKLNDVQGIERTMVNAALEAGAEVREVAFHKFAPQGVSGVVIISESHLTIHSFPEHGYASIDVYTCGERIDPNVACDYITKHLGATRLESIEVPRGVGPIQVNDVKVRAF from the coding sequence GTGGATACAATGGGTCGTCATGTTATTGCCGAACTTTGGGGTTGCAACGCAGACAAGTTGAACGATGTTCAGGGTATTGAACGTACAATGGTAAATGCAGCACTAGAAGCGGGTGCCGAGGTTCGAGAAGTGGCATTTCACAAGTTTGCACCTCAGGGTGTGAGCGGTGTTGTCATCATTTCCGAATCCCATCTCACCATCCACAGCTTTCCGGAGCATGGATATGCGAGTATCGACGTGTACACCTGCGGAGAACGAATTGATCCGAATGTGGCATGCGACTATATCACGAAACACTTGGGTGCTACACGCCTTGAATCGATAGAAGTGCCACGCGGTGTCGGTCCAATTCAAGTTAATGACGTAAAGGTACGAGCGTTTTAA